A window of the Cannabis sativa cultivar Pink pepper isolate KNU-18-1 chromosome X, ASM2916894v1, whole genome shotgun sequence genome harbors these coding sequences:
- the LOC115725257 gene encoding uncharacterized protein LOC115725257: MEEQYAAFSIHDDDEEGLIFEAGADGLAEIDDRWLLVGRFLTNRAIDFQAMQNKIATLWQPGRGLYMKELDSNLFLFQFYHEVDIERVIEGSPWTFDRASLIFERVKSGENPRSIPLVKLDLWVQLYNLTVGFMSDKVIQGVGNYIGSFIKSDPNNFSGVWRDYLRIRVSIRVDKPLKKKKKFEIRGGPTCHVHFKYEDLPTFCFICGVLGHSERFCEKLFEVPREQIVQEYNLDLKAAPRRRNYADGSRWLKSGLAIKSNTEKPPEATSSNGGGRSHQIPPFRDNQRGRITMNQVSSLIHQDLRSRNESPSIKIVDQSNEAQITMEKSLILRKDNPTGMMAPTQPDLNLGLVFIDNKRRRMGHTNEVGLNEIQEIEMGRGGTNNDQDGNNMDISQPETNVDTVQNDTSKNLLEAGAGSQARQEL, encoded by the coding sequence ATGGAGGAACAATATGCGGCCTTCTCAAtccatgatgatgatgaggaggGGCTTATCTTTGAAGCAGGGGCGGATGGATTGGCAGAGATTGACGATCGATGGCTTCTGGTAGGACGTTTCTTAACTAATCGGGCTATAGATTTTCAGGCGATGCAGAACAAGATTGCTACACTTTGGCAACCAGGGAGAGGTTTATATATGAAAGAACTTGACTCAAACCTTTTTCTATTTCAATTTTACCATGAAGTTGATATAGAACGGGTTATTGAGGGGAGTCCTTGGACGTTTGATCGAGCATCGTTAATCTTTGAACGAGTGAAGAGTGGCGAGAATCCTAGGAGTATACCGTTGGTAAAACTGGATTTATGGGTACAACTGTACAACTTGACAGTCGGATTCATGTCAGACAAAGTGATACAAGGTGTGGGGAATTACATTGGTTCGTTTATTAAATCCGATCCTAATAATTTCTCAGGTGTTTGGCGAGACTATCTACGTATCCGTGTGTCAATTAGAGTCGACAAGCCactgaaaaagaagaaaaagtttGAGATAAGAGGCGGTCCGACATGCCATGTGCACTTTAAATATGAGGACTTGCCAACTTTTTGCTTCATTTGTGGTGTTCTTGGACATTCTGAGAGATTTTGTGAGAAGCTGTTCGAAGTTCCCAGAGAACAGATTGTTCAAGAGTATAACCTTGATCTGAAAGCGGCACCAAGAAGAAGGAATTATGCTGATGGGTCACGATGGCTAAAATCTGGGTTAGCAATCAAGAGTAATACAGAGAAGCCGCCAGAAGCAACCAGCTCCAATGGTGGTGGCCGGAGTCATCAAATCCCTCCATTCAGGGACAATCAAAGGGGGAGAATTACCATGAATCAAGTATCTTCATTAATTCACCAAGATTTACGCTCCAGGAATGAATCACCAAGCATTAAGATAGTTGACCAGAGTAATGAAGCACAAATCACTATGGAAAAATCCCTAATTTTAAGGAAAGATAATCCTACTGGGATGATGGCGCCAACTCAACCGGATTTGAATTTAGGGCTGGTCTTTATTGACAACAAAAGGAGAAGAATGGGCCATACAAATGAAGTTGGGCTTAATGAAATACAAGAAATTGAAATGGGCCGTGGGGGAACAAATAATGATCAAGATGGCAATAATATGGATATTTCTCAACCAGAAACTAATGTTGATACAGTCCAAAATGATACTTCAAAAAACTTGCTCGAGGCGGGTGCTGGTTCCCAGGCCCGCCAAGAATTATGA